One window of the Leishmania panamensis strain MHOM/PA/94/PSC-1 chromosome 16 sequence genome contains the following:
- a CDS encoding hypothetical protein (TriTrypDB/GeneDB-style sysID: LpmP.16.0470): protein MLCTRVLVLIFVLLLAACGVCAALFPLMRTKGPMIDGHPSERVVFLWYEETKFTVGPAHYYTRTYHRNSTCDGFKTAALASAALDVAGCGLAGIIGLLAAAHLCSRMKFSICCSIMVLCFVAFACFVASVATVIFTFFTDTCVNDNATRVVALRDQGFVLVEGFIFLCIAAGGFLIAVFVEIFS, encoded by the coding sequence ATGCTGTGCACGCGCGTTCTCGTGCTTAtcttcgtgctgctgcttgcggcATGCGGCGTATGTGCGGCGCTGTTCCCACTCATGCGGACGAAGGGGCCCATGATTGACGGCCATCCCTCAGAAAGGGTGGTGTTCTTGTGGTACGAAGAGACCAAGTTCACAGTTGGGCCTGCGCACTACTACACCCGCACCTACCATCGCAACAGCACCTGCGATGGGTTCAAAACAGCTGCGTTAGCCAGCGCCGCTCTCGACGTGGCGGGGTGCGGCTTAGCTGGCATTATCGGCTTACTGGCCGCCGCACATCTCTGCTCACGCATGAAATTCAGCATCTGCTGCTCCATCATGGTGCTCTGCTTCGTGGCCTTTGCTTGTTTCGTCGCTTCGGTCGCGACGGTGATATTTACCTTTTTCACAGACACGTGCGTGAACGACAATGCGACGCGGGTGGTGGCCCTGCGTGACCAGGGCTTCGTCCTTGTGGAGGGGTTCATTTTCCTCTGTATAGCGGCGGGCGGCTTCCTCATTGCTGTCTTTGTGGAAATCTTCAGCTAG